TgtgtaaatatttttgatacTATCGATATATAAAATTTACACTTTTATCTTTTAGGTGAATTTTCTGATAGtgtaactttttttatttttttttaaaaaatctatcaGTGTATAGAagctaaaataataatttgtattGTATATTTTGGGAGGAATTattgtaactttttttttattgccATGACAGGGAGATATAAATGCAAGTGTGTTAGTGGGATTCCAAGTTCCAAAAAGTGAGATGGATGAATTCCAAAATCAAGCTAATAATCTTGGTTATGCATATAGTTTTGAGAATCTTGATGAGGTTTATAAGCTTATAAGGAAtgattgaagaaaaaaaaatcgtGTTCTAAGTTGCAATTATTGCAaatcctatttttttttctttaaaagaaTAACCGTCTTGTACGAATCAGTTGTTAAGAAATAATTGATGAATTAACTTGTTGTAAGTTAATTTCATCTTGTTGTATAAATAATAGTGCATGTATCCATTAGGAAATAACAATTTATTATTGTCAACCACTTTTCTGAACTATTGCTGTAAGTTGAAGTGATCTTTTGCTAGAGCGTCGATAGAAATAGTATTTACTGATTACTTGTGAAATTTGAAACTCCGTAAATGGGTACTGAATGCAAAAGAAAATTGAGCCTACAAACATTTCAATATAAGAAAGCTTTAAAGAATGTTCCACTTACATTCTTGTATCAGTTTTACCTCTTAATAAGAGAATATAAGCTTGATCAAATTCTATCGAGTTTTAACTCATAATGATCATAGAATTCTTGTGTCAATTCTACCCCTTAACAACAGAATAAAAGATCGATAAAATTCTCTCGATCCTAACTCAGATCATATAATTCTTGTATCAATTCTACCCCTTGATAACAAAATATAAGATTGATCAAATTAattctatcataataatcataaaattcTTGAAACAGTTCTATCCATTAACGACAGAACGTATGATCGATCAAATTCTCTAGTGTCTTTTAACTCATTGTGATCATTATCATAAAATTCTTGAATCAGTTCTACCCATTAACGACAGAACGTATGATCGATCAAATTCTCTAGTATCTTTTAACTCATTGTGATCACTATCAGAAAATGACACTGGTTAGCAAAAGGTATTTgagaaaaagcaaaaaaaaaaaaaaaaatttgagtGACCACGTTACGCTGCCCATCACGTGTTATAGTGGTTGCGTCACAACACCAATCTTTTTCCAAAATtcattttctcaaatattttaCACTATGAAAATTAATGTAACACTCACTAGAGAATTGATATTTTTGgacttttgaatattattaaGTTTTGATATAAAAATGTACATTGAATATTCATATAAAACAAAACTTAATTTGAGATAGGTCACTTTATACTCACGAGTCACGTGAATTGTGGACCTATTTCCAAAAAccacaaagaaaaaagaaaataaacacaGAAACTGGACTTCATGTAACATCTATTCCTCTACTCATAGTATTAtcttctaaaaaaaatcaataaagctTGTGATAGAGTaataagtatttatttattttaaatcaaagatttcAGATTTGAGCTTTGTTGaatataaaatcatctttattaGGGAAAGTTTTATCATCCCATGTGAGATTTCTTCTATAATTTatgttaaaattgacaagatttTAAATAGTCTTAATGTAACGATTtggtaggtgaaagtttggtaaatTTTGACATCTTCACAAAATGTGGTGTCATGGATGACATCAAAAGCAAGAAtttattcctataaataggtaactcttgattcatttgaaacacatcttaaaaatatttttctcttgtcttctcatattctaaggcatttgcaaaatacattagaagaaTAGAGAGTTGATAGAGCAATTTTCTTAGTTGTATTTGGGATCTCTcccttttctttgttaatataaagatAGTTGTTCTCTGGTGGACGTAGGATCATTCTGAtccgaaccacgttaaatattaTTGTTCTTCCTTGATCTTTATATTTTCACGTTTTCGCTAACAATTTATGAATCAATGATCATTGTACAATCATATAATTGATGTCGAAAATCCTAACCCTTCTCGCGCTACTAGAAAACATGAAATTAGTTACGGAATTTATCACTAATTCCTATTTAAACCTTCGTAAAATAGCTCCTCGCTAATTGAATTTTTATACACCCCGTTACTAACACTAttagaaacaaagattttttcCACCGCCAATCAGTGGAGAAATTTATGTTGTAGATCATAATTTTTCTACTCATTTTCCACTGAACCAACTGATCACTAGAAAAATACATTATGGGAAACAGATTCTcactcaaataataaaaaacttcctaattttttcatataaaatttttattatttagctAAGAAATCTTGTCTACCGCTAAAAAAAATTTCTCGTAGTCCCCCACCCACACATGTACTATGAAGGGCGTTTTGCACATGTTAGTATTTTACACGTTACATCAATTTGAAGTTCACGCAACTCCCCTGCTTGTAATTTTACACCTATATATACCCCTTTCTATTTAGTGTAAGTGATCATATcataaaacaaatatttttcaagtgaaTAAAGTTTTTGGATCAAATATAATACAGTACGATAAATATGGAATTCCTTTGTCTTGCCCCATTAAATAATTTTACCGGCAGCCCCAAATTTACACCATTTTCTACCGATCGCATTACTACCACTCTCCGTGACATGAAAATGTACCGTAACATGGGTGGCTGTGGCTCAAGGGTAAAACCATCGGCATTGCCGTTAAAAATGTCATGATTAATTCTACCCCTTAACGATAAAATGTAAGATTGATCAAATTATATCGAGTCTGACTCATAGTGATCATAGAATTCTTGTATCAGATTTATCCCTTAATGACAGAATATAAGACTGATCAAATTCTATTAGGTCTGCTTCATAGTGAGCATAGAATTCTTGTATCAGTTCTACCCCTTAACAACAGAATATAAGATTGGTCAAATTCTATCAAGTCTGACTCACAATGATTGTAGAATTATTGAATCAGTTCTGCCCCTTAACATGAAATATAAGATTGAATCAAATTCTCTCGAGTATAACTCATAATAATCATAGAATTCTTGTATCATTTTTATCCCTTGATAACAGAATATAAGCTTGATCAAATTCTGTAGAGTCTGACTCCTAATGATCATAGAATTCTTGAATCAATTGTACCACGtaacaacaaaataaaagatcGATCAAATTGTATAGACTCTAACTCAGATCATATAATTCTTTTATTAGTTCTACCTcttcataataaaatataagattGATCAAATACTGTCGAATCTAACTCATAATGATCATagaattcttgaatttgttcTACCCCTTAACGACAGAATGTAAGATCGATCAAATTCTCTAGAGTCTTGACTCAGTGACCATTATCAAAAATTGACTTTGTTTAGCAAAAGGTATTTGAAAGTGAAAGCAAAATATCAGTGTaaattccaaaagaaaagaagtaaaTGTGTACATCCACTTGACTCAATGCTATAGCAGAATTTAGCAGTCATATAACCTGAAccaataaataataatactaatctACAttatcatcatcttcttcaCCTCCCAAGAACTCCTATAATTTCCAGTACTTTTCCCATTTCTTGTCCCTTTTTCGTATCGCAAATGGCAATTTGCTGataaagatatttgatgatcTTTCCCCAATAAAAAACAGGAAGAGAAACGAGTTAACGGACAAGTTTCCAAGCTTTGTGCATGATTTCATCGTCTATGTAAGGGCGCAACGACCACATGCTGGAGTAGCTCTCCAATTCTCCAGAAGGTGAAGTGAGGTTTAGGGAAGAAACAATCTTTTCCTGTTATAGGCAAAAAAGGATTAAACAATATGCGCTTAGCTAATTCTAAGCCAACGAAAAAAGATTATTACCTGCATTGTGGAGTCATTTTTTACCATGGAGTATACTATTGCCATCATTATTGCAATATAAGTGATTTCATGTTTCAGAGGATCAACAGACGGAGTTTCTGCCTACATTGCCATATTATCAAAAATCAGTTAGTCTGGAAGCATATATACACTCAAGGTCAGCTTAAAGATCATGATTGCTTTAaatattcttttccttttaagAAATAAGCACACAGGAAGCCAAAGGTCTAGCGGAAACAGCCTCTTTACCTCCCAAGATAGGGGTAAAATCTGCATACACACTACCCTCCCGAGAcatcacttgtgggattacattgggtatgttgttgtaaatAAGCACACAGGAATAGACCATGTCTGTGTTAGTAATTAAAATCAGAAATTTGAGTGAACATTACGagttaaaaggaaaaaaggatCTTACTTCATCATGAGAGGTTTCCAATGAATCTGTACCATTGTCAACATTTAGTCCTTCCATTTGAGCCAAACTGCAATTTATCGATTGAACTACAGCTTCCGCATCCTTTAAAAGACATGCAAGTTCATCAACAACACACTTCGCTGCAATTAAATATCAGCATTTCATAATCTAAGCTCCAAATCCATTTGGAAAATCACGTAATTGTTCACTTAACATAAAAactgtaaatgaaattattctATGCCCGTGTTAGCACTTTGCCTAATGGCCAATTGGCTGATGAGGATCTGTATGAATACAGGAATGATAGAAATTTATAAGGGCACCATATGCTCCAAATCAAGAGACTTTATTTGATTTCATAAGTTGTATTAACCTTTTATCCCTAACATGATAATCTTAACGCAAGCCAACATGTGTGGCGTGTGGTGCTGAAGAAGGCAGCGCTTAACATACTTCTATCAGCTATACATGGATGGCATTCTAGATCTCACCGGCAATACCGCAATAATTAACCGTGCATTAGCATGGATAATTAACTTGGTGCAAGGTTAGTTGGATCAGGAGTCTTTCCAATCACTTCTTTGCTAGTTAGTTTGGTATAATTCAGACTTCCCACCTATCCAACAATAGGGATTAATTAATCTCATGAAAATTCTCCGATGAAGAATTAGCAAGATAAATCCATAAATGCAAACGAACCAGTAACTCCTAAACTAGCTATGTCTCAGCAACTATCTTTTGGTGTATGTGCTCGGAAAGGAACCTTAATTGTTTTGATGGCATCTCAACTCCAACCTACTCCCTCAAAACTAGATCCTTAGTTAGCCTTTTAGTTGGAACTATCTCACCCCTGTTAATAGTGCTGACTACATTTTGGATTTTGTTCGCTCCATGACCTTAGCATAGAATGGATACACTGGTAGTGAAATTTCTTGCTAGTCAAGGTAAAGTAACAACATAAAGATGATAGAGGAAAAAATTAATTCAGGACAGGGAATACCTTCGTTTACGTGATTCTGAAGTCCAAGGTGGCATGCATGTACTTCTGTGCAGAAGAGAACCCAAGTTATGAATCGAAATAACACCAAAACAAATCTAAAGAAAAAACTGGAAACAAAAAGGAGAAATTCGACTAGACTAGATGTACATAGGCCAATGATGTAAAGACAGTAACAGCAACAAAAATCAAATCATAAAGACAATTTTATACGCCTCTTGTTAATATAGATATGTGAGAGATTTGTACCAAGATGTTTCAATAGTCTACCAAATGGAAATGATATAAGCAAGAGAGAATTATACAACCTACACTCAGGCAGTGACAAAGAAATGACACTATCATCGATGCATAAGTAGCAGGTATGCAATATGCATCAATGCAAACAACTCAAATCGTCGTAAAAACAAGAGAGGAAACTCCACAGCATCTAGTAAACTTACTCTGAAAAGCACGATCTCATATAATTCCTTCACATTAACTGTTCTTTTTTCATGTTcaggggagggggggggggagtatAGCAAGATTCAAGATTTATGACACTTACACTTGGACATCTTTTGTACAGTATCATGAGCATTCATACATCCAGCTTCTATGTAGGACGAAAGCCTCTTGCTTTCATTATCTCTAATAATACGCTCGACCAATTCAGAATTCTTTTCAATAGTTTCGCGCCGCAGATACTCTGAGAAAAGCAGGCAAGCGAAATAAGCTATATTCACTATAGAGCACACAAAAGATTAATTTTATTCCTGGAGTAGATTCATTCAAATGGATGATACAATACTCACCGAGTCCTTGCTGAAATCCAACTAGTAATCTACTTCCCACTTCTGTTAATTCATCAAATTTTGTAATCCTGAAATATAGAGAAAAGTAACCTAAGTAATAGCCTGAGAATCAGTACATAGACAAAAGGGACTTTGCAGAACTgttaacaacatcaacaacaacatatccagtggaATCCCATAAGTGGGTCTGAGAGGATAGACTGTACACAAACCTTACCACTAActcatggaggtagagaggttgttttcgaaagaccctccgCTCAAGTTCAACAATTTCAagtataaagaagaagaaaacagtgACAAAACATGATAACTAATAAGAGAAGCAGTGTTCAGCCTAAAAGAAAGAATacgaacaacaacaaaatagttCAGTAGTTAAAACCCAGTAAACAGATGATGatagatataaaaaaaactagaaCTACAAGAATAAGGCTAGTACAACAACAAACACAAACAAGCCTGGACCCATGAAAGCAAGGCAAAACTccactacctactaaccttctatcctTACCCCTACCGCATAGAACCATTTTCAAACAAAATCCTACATGTCAACCCTTGTCAACATTGTGAATTCTTTACTATTTGTTTAAACCTTAGTGGACATAGTGATACACCAGGGCGGAGCTAGAGGAGCAAGAGGGGTTCATTCGAACCTCTTTGCCGGAAAATCACACTGTATATAcaaggtcaatttttttttaattatgtatatatagcaGATGATGAACCCTTAGCTGAAAATCCTTCAAAAACTACATAACCCCTTAGCTGAAAATCCTTCAAAaactacattttttttttacagaaaTTTCCATTTGGCCATTTATTGAATCATAAACGCGAATTGAAATACACCCAATTGAACTAAAGTGCGAAAAGTAATGAATAATTTGTGAAAATAATCTATCGAATAATTTCttgaccaaaaaagaaaaaaaaagaacggCAGTCAGAGTGGTGAATAAACCTAAGCATAAACTCTGAGAAAGGATGAAAAATCTTCTCTTTGACTTTGTACAAGGAACCACCACCTTCTATCTCCATGGTGCGTGAACGGAAAACACTCTTTCTCCGGCAATGGCTTCCGCCGGAAAAGTTGGGGGCGATTTTGGTCTGCTTACTTTgagacaaaaaatatttatttaaagagTTTTTTTAGCCAAAATTTTAGCACATTTAGTCCATGTAACTTAGCCCTCTAAATATGACCATGAACACTATTTATTCTCTAAATTTACAAATTTTAAGCACATTTAGTCCAATTAACAAAAAATACTACCTCCATCTCATATTAGATGGCATCTTACTAAAAATGTTGtctcatattacttgatcacttactaaatcaacatagaatttattgattttttcttattttacccTTACAATTAATATGGTCTTTTGAATGTAAATAATTTCCAATACTAGCTATTTTTATACTCTAtatatattgcattgatataaataaagggcaaaatggtaaagtctttcaatgtattaataattttttaatcaccGTGTAAAGTTGAAAGTGTTCATATAATATGAGACGGAGGTAGGAACTCACTTCCCTTGGAAAACTAACATACATATAATATGCACGTAAATTTAGATCATTTGTTTGAATGGTTGTTAGTActgtattgtattgttagtttaaatataatatttattttgattattatttaaagtttattataTCAAATCATTAAATTTATTCTTAGATAACGACAAAAAAGGTCTGTTTGTGTAACAAACGACTTGATATGATCCCATTGTTACCTTATTTTGcttctcattttgtctttatttattatttgataattatattttatcttttaccctactttttttttatattacgTAACTCTACCTCATGCCttatttttcttgtaattttATCCGTCAAATTATTGATATGTGTAACGTTATATAAcgatagaaaaaaaatacaatctatTCGAATattgtattcattaaaacaGTACAGTACAATACAATATGATTCATCGTTACTGCACGCAAATAATTTTATTCTGAGGTGGTGTTGAAACGCACAAGTAATTAAGTTGGATCTCAACTCTACTATTGGTTCGAATTGTAAGAAGTTTTTATCTCGAGTTAAAGCTGAAACATCATTTCATGCTCATAACAAAGTGCACCACAAGACCCGATAAATCGCCTGCCTCAAAGCAATGtcatctatttttattttttctacattTGGGGATAACGCAAAAGAAAAtgtagaataaaaaaaaaatgtaataaaCAAGTTGTAGGgagaagaaaaatgaaaatgtaAGCTGCTTATCGATTCAAAGTGATGAGCtatgaaaattgaaacatcaagAAATGTCAGTCGATATAAAAATTGGTCTTAGGTGTAGGACTCCTAGTTACAATTTCATGATGAGTCACAATTTCACCAATATGAACTTGCTCGAGGAATGGTCAATTTCTGCAAAGTAAGTTAAAACCTTTTATATTAACACTTGGCCAATAACCATACTCCTAAATGAACTCACGGAAATAgacaaaattgaaaaagaaaaaacttttACCTAAACATGTACTTTGATCCCAATAATCTCACTTTACTATTAACTTTATGAGGTGCCAAACATGCCTCCTCACCTGGAAATGAGCAACTTTCTATCCAACAGTCATTTTAGTTCAACCTTAAATTCAAATGtcctcaaaattctcataccaaaaagaaaagaagagattaTTCACTATAGGAAAAGAGAACAATGAGTTTCTTGAGGTGTCTCTTAAGTGGTTTTCTTCTGGCAATGGTATTTTCTGTATCTAATGGAGACCCTTTGGTTCCAGCATTGTGCATCTTTGGTGACTCTGTAGTTGATGTTGGAAACAATAACAACTTGAGCACTCTCATCAAGGCAAATTTTCCACCTTATGGAAGAGATTTTGTTACCCATAGACCCACCGGGAGGTTCTGCAATGGAAAGCTGGCTACAGACTTCACTGGTAATGTCTAAAACATTTCAAGAATGTCCTTAATTGTTTCTCACACATGCATCTTTTTATCCACAGCTGAATATCTTGGGTTCACTTCATACCCACCGGCTTACCTAAGCAGAGAAGCTAGAGGGAAAAGAATTCTCACTGGTGTCAACTTTGCCTCAGCTGCTTCTGGTTATTATGAAAGGACTGCTCGACTGTTTGTAAGTACTCGAATATGTCTAAGAACAGTAGTTTGCCGATTTTTTGAGGATGACTCACTTGGAAATGACATGGTTTGTGCAGCGTGCTCTAACGTTGACACGTCAACTAAAATATTACAGGTTGTGGCAAAGGAAAGTAGTGAATCTGGTAGGAAGGACCAAGGCTACTAACATTTTCTCAGGAGGAATACATCTTATTAGTGCAGGAACCAGTGATTTCATTCAAAACTACTATATAAATCCACTACTCAACAGAGTCTACTCACCTGATCAGTTCTCAGATATCCTCATGAAGTATTACTCTACATTCGTTCAGGTCCAGCTTCCTCTTCTTTGTATTAATTGTTATCACTTCTTCAACTGTTTCCATAAACTAATTCTTAAATCCGAGGAACCTGCACGGAATTACTAGGCATAACAAGAGCATTATcaaatgaatatgcaattaGGACTAACCTATTATATGGTCCTAACTCAAGATCATTGGAATAGTACAATAGTAAGAACCCTGGAAAATAAATTTAAGTTCCATTTCTCATTTGACAAACGGTAGCAAGCTAGCCCATGCATGAATCATAACAAGCACTTATAACATTACAGAAAATTGGGATTGTTACAGGATGTACAAAAATGGCATACACTTGAGCACCAGGTAGACTTATCCTGAAACTAAGAAATGAGATCAAGCTGTATTTATATATCACAAACTAAGAAATATTATATGTAAATTGTTCAATTATACACAAGCCAATCAGCATGTTAATATCAGCAGCGATCTATGGACAGAACCTCTATGATCTGGGAGCAAGGAGGATTGGGGTCACAACTCTGCCACCAACTGGTTGTTTGCCAGCTGCCATTACTTTGTTCGGTAGAGGAACCAACAAGTGTGTTGCAAAACTGAACAAAGATGCAATATCTTTCAACATTAAGCTCAACAGGACAACTCAAAAGTTAAAGAGCAAGCTTCCTGGCATCAAGCTCGTAGTCTTCGACATCTACCAGCCTCTCTTTGATCTGATCACAAAACCTGCAGAAAGAGGTAAGATGCCGAAACCATTTCTCCCTTCTCCTTTTCCTCCCTTTTTCTCAAACTCGCTTACCCTTCAAAAGTTTTGCAAAGCACTAATATGTACAGAATTTTATTgtcaacatttttttaaaaaaatgtgtcTCATTTCTTGAAACTTGACATTAGGAAGAAATGTAAATTTCTAAAATGGGTTTCCTGCTACTGTACTCTAAAATCAAAAAGGTCAATTACGAAAGTTTTTTGCTGATAATATTCCTCTTTTCCAGGATTTTTTGAATCAAGGAAGGGTTGCTGCGGGACTGGTACAATAGAAACATCATTCCTTTGTAATGCCAGGTCCATTGGAACATGCTCCAATGCTACAAATTATGTCTTCTGGGATGGATTTCATCCCTCAGAATCGGCCAATGAGAAGTTAGCCCAAAGCCTGTTGGAACAGGGCTTTGACCTCATCTCTTAAAGCCTCAAAGCTGCAGAAACTGTCTACTTTGTATGATATTGCTTATTACTTTTAAAATTGAAAGAGGCTTTAGTCAGTCTTATTTCATATATCTATATAAAAGCAGTTACAGTAAAGTACAACACGTCTGTTTTTCGGTATTTGATGTCAACGGAAAGAACAGTATTATGTATGTCTTTGAGTCGTCCCATGAGATGAGCTCTAGTCAACACTA
This DNA window, taken from Solanum dulcamara chromosome 3, daSolDulc1.2, whole genome shotgun sequence, encodes the following:
- the LOC129882070 gene encoding uncharacterized protein LOC129882070: MEIEGGGSLYKVKEKIFHPFSEFMLRITKFDELTEVGSRLLVGFQQGLEYLRRETIEKNSELVERIIRDNESKRLSSYIEAGCMNAHDTVQKMSKLHACHLGLQNHVNEAKCVVDELACLLKDAEAVVQSINCSLAQMEGLNVDNGTDSLETSHDEAETPSVDPLKHEITYIAIMMAIVYSMVKNDSTMQEKIVSSLNLTSPSGELESYSSMWSLRPYIDDEIMHKAWKLVR
- the LOC129882072 gene encoding GDSL esterase/lipase At5g03820-like, which encodes MSFLRCLLSGFLLAMVFSVSNGDPLVPALCIFGDSVVDVGNNNNLSTLIKANFPPYGRDFVTHRPTGRFCNGKLATDFTAEYLGFTSYPPAYLSREARGKRILTGVNFASAASGYYERTARLFRALTLTRQLKYYRLWQRKVVNLVGRTKATNIFSGGIHLISAGTSDFIQNYYINPLLNRVYSPDQFSDILMKYYSTFVQNLYDLGARRIGVTTLPPTGCLPAAITLFGRGTNKCVAKLNKDAISFNIKLNRTTQKLKSKLPGIKLVVFDIYQPLFDLITKPAERGFFESRKGCCGTGTIETSFLCNARSIGTCSNATNYVFWDGFHPSESANEKLAQSLLEQGFDLIS